A genomic region of Cydia amplana chromosome 5, ilCydAmpl1.1, whole genome shotgun sequence contains the following coding sequences:
- the LOC134648271 gene encoding uncharacterized protein LOC134648271, producing the protein MDFQCLQRLCFYDCVISDGCISHFIADKALEELELRDCSRVKGDFLNTIDLSALKSLFLSSCDVLNSEHLLSAVERLGELRELVLLSMSDDIFIGIQAVLDKMPKLEYLEINDAYEMVCHDYKPLSRLGCLKELDVKYKLPDEAVKAVLQGCKELRTLTFRDCTDMSSRGVVEALRCRGTGLRSLTLLSLDLDDVGLVAIISACPELTRLEVSGAELSPALPARAAAARRTVRAGARLWLCLTSTSLSNKKRLKALYGDYEPMNLEYEELIIELED; encoded by the exons ATGGACTTCCAGTGTCTGCAGAGGCTGTGCTTCTATGATTGTGTA ataTCGGACGGCTGTATTTCCCATTTTATAGCGGACAAAGCCTTAGAAGAATTAGAATTGCGGGATTGTTCTAGAGTGAAAGGAGATTTCCTCAATACTATAGACTTGTCAGCGTTGAAATcccttttcttgtcttcttgcGACGTTCTGAATTCCGAGCACTTACTCTCAGCTGTCGAGCGTCTCGGCGAGCTGAGGGAGTTGGTCCTTCTTTCAATGTCTGACGATATATTCATCGGAATACAGGCAGTGCTGGATAAGATGCCCAAATTGGAATATCTAGAAATAAATGACGCGTATGAGATGGTTTGCCATGATTATAAGCCCCTATCACGTCTGGGTTGTTTGAAGGAGCTCGATGTGAAGTACAAACTGCCTGATGAGGCCGTGAAAGCTGTACTACAGGGTTGTAAAGAGTTGAGGACCTTGACGTTTCGGGACTGTACAG ACATGAGCTCGCGCGGCGTGGTGGAGGCACTGCGTTGCAGGGGCACGGGGCTCCGCTCGCTGACGCTGTTGTCGCTGGACTTGGACGATGTCGGCCTGGTGGCCATCATCAGCGCCTGCCCTGAGCTCACG CGGCTGGAAGTGTCCGGGGCGGAGCTCTCGCCAGCGTTGCccgcgcgcgcggcggcggcgcggcgaacGGTGCGGGCCGGGGCCCGCCTGTGGCTCTGCCTCACCAGCACCAGTCTGTCGAATAAAAAGCGACTG aaagcACTTTACGGGGATTATGAACCAATGAATCTGGAATATGAAGAACTAATTATAGAACTTGAAGACTAG
- the LOC134648272 gene encoding uncharacterized protein LOC134648272: MRRSTRAAYIAIVSNSALKDHFAICQQRSNCVHCKFLFKFFGYHAKRCTDDTCRVSFCSRIKQKFALNETLSHYKRHQAVDLLLKIISTDYLNYFGGAQDKAAYAVKVETYIYERAFTQDEYYRLLAVKMWDIQMDIDERVDERFGYFCDRRDVESKASQTDDVLIVPIPPEEN; this comes from the exons ATGCGTCGAAGCACCCGAGCTGCTTACATCGCCATTGTTAGTAACTCG GCCTTAAAGGACCATTTTGCTATATGCCAGCAAAGATCGAACTGCGTGCACTGCAAGTTTCTCTTCAAATTCTTCGGCTACCACGCCAAAAGGTGCACTGATGACACGTGCCGGGTGTCATTCTGCTCTCGCATAAAGCAGAAATTTGCGTTGAATGAAACTTTGTCACATTATAAGAGGCATCAAGCTGTGGATCTGCT ACTCAAAATAATCTCAACGGACTACCTCAACTATTTCGGGGGAGCTCAGGACAAAGCGGCATACGCGGTCAAAGTGGAAACCTACATTTACGAACGTGCGTTCACGCAGGACGAATACTACCGTCTTCTGGCAGTTAAGATGTGGGACATACAGATGGATATAGATGAGAGAGTGGATGAGAGATTCGGTTATTTTTGCGATCGCCGCGACGTGGAGTCGAAGGCTAGTCAG ACTGACGATGTTCTCATAGTCCCTATTCCCCCGGAGGAGAACTAA